The genomic stretch CTCTTGTGGTGGGGCCGCGTTGCGTGCGGCCCGGTGTCCGGCATGCCGGTGGCGGCTATGCGGCGAGGCGCTCCACGACGTCCTTCAGTGAGGGGTTGGTGGCGGCGGAGCCGTCCGGGAAGAGGACGGTGGGCACCGTCTGGTTGCCGTTGTTCAGGCTCTCGACGAGCTCGGCAGTGCCGGCCACTTCCTCAATGTTGATCTCCGTGTAGCCGATCCCCTCCGCATCCAGCTGCTTCTTCAGCCGCTTGCAGTAGCCGCACCAAGTGGTGGAAAACATGGTGATGGTGCCGGTCTCGGGTGTGAAGTCCACGGTAGGTGCTCCTTGAAGGTAGATTGCTTGCTACTAGGCACAACGCTACTATCCGCCGTGCATATTCCTTGCTTCGGGACGTTCGACGGCGGTGCCTGCCTTCCCGGCGCCCCGCCACCTCCCGCCCGGGCCCGCCATGGGCCGGGGGCGCCCCGCCGGGGCCGAAAGTGTGCCACCATGGTTTTCATGTGCGGACGCTATGTGATGGCAAGGGCAGTGGGCGACCTCGTGGCGGAGCTGGAGGCCGAGGCGGATGCCAACCTCGAGCTGCGCGCCTCATGGAACGTGGCACCCACCACGGATGTGCCCATTGTGCTGGAGCGGATCATCGACGGCGCCGTGCACCGGCAGGTCCATGTCGCCAAGTGGGGCCTGGTGCCCGGCTGGGCCAAGGACCCCGCGGTGGGCGTGCGCGCCTTCAACGCCCGCAGCGAAACGGCCGCCGAGAAGCCCACCTTCCGGGCCGCCATGAAGGCCAGGCGCTGCGGCGTCCCCGTGGAGGGCTATTTTGAATGGAAAAAGTCGCCCGACGGCAAGACCAAGCAACCGTATTTCGTGCACAGCACCGACGGCTCGCTCATTGTCTTCGCCGGGCTGTACGAGTGGTGGAAGGACCCTGCCAAGGAGGACGGCGCCCCTGACCAGTGGCTGCTCTCATGCACCATCCTGACCATGGCTTCCCCGCCCGACGGCGAATTGGCCACCCTGCATGACCGGCTCCCTGTGCCGCTGGGCAAGGACGGGCTGGTCGAATGGCTGGACCCCGGAACCAAGGATGCCGGCCCGCTGCTGGCCGCCGCACTGGACGAGGCCTGGGGCCTGGCTGCTGCGTGGGAGCTGGATGCGGTGGGCAGTGCGGTGGGCAATGTACGCAACAATGGCCCCGAATTGATCGAGGCCATTGAGGTGTAGCAGTGGTGGTGCACCCGGCAGCGCGCCCAAGGCGGGCCGTGCGCCGTCGTGCCGGTGTCAGTCTTCGGCAGACTCCGGGGACCAGCGGTGGAAGTCCAGCGAGAGGTAGAGTGCCAGCGCGGCGGAGTTGCTGGCCTCCACGCGCAGGGCCACGTCCTTCTGGCCCTCGTTGAAGAGCGTGTCCAGGGTGGCCAGGACCAGGTCCTCGGCCAGGCCGCGGCGGCGGTGCTCACGGTCCGTGATCAGTTCGATGATGAAGGGTGCTTCCGGGGTGTCATCGCCCACGGCGCGTTCGACGACGAGGACCGCGGCAACGATCTTGCCGCTTTCATCCAGGGCAACGTGGGATGCCTCGGGCAGGAACGGGCCGTACTTGCCCTCCAGGGAGGCTTGCATGTCGGCAATGGCCACCTCGAGTGAATCGCCGGCAACACCGGCGTCGTAGGCGGTGAAGTAGAGCTCGCCGAGGCGCGGAAGGTCGGTTGGCTGCACGGTGCGGGAAGTGATGTTCAACTCCCGCTCCAACGGAGTGGTTTTGGCGATGAGGGTGACCATGTCTGTCATGGAACGCTCCTTAAAAATCGTTGTGGCGCTGGTAGCGCGCCTGA from Arthrobacter stackebrandtii encodes the following:
- a CDS encoding mycoredoxin, which gives rise to MDFTPETGTITMFSTTWCGYCKRLKKQLDAEGIGYTEINIEEVAGTAELVESLNNGNQTVPTVLFPDGSAATNPSLKDVVERLAA
- a CDS encoding SOS response-associated peptidase — translated: MCGRYVMARAVGDLVAELEAEADANLELRASWNVAPTTDVPIVLERIIDGAVHRQVHVAKWGLVPGWAKDPAVGVRAFNARSETAAEKPTFRAAMKARRCGVPVEGYFEWKKSPDGKTKQPYFVHSTDGSLIVFAGLYEWWKDPAKEDGAPDQWLLSCTILTMASPPDGELATLHDRLPVPLGKDGLVEWLDPGTKDAGPLLAAALDEAWGLAAAWELDAVGSAVGNVRNNGPELIEAIEV
- a CDS encoding GNAT family N-acetyltransferase codes for the protein MTDMVTLIAKTTPLERELNITSRTVQPTDLPRLGELYFTAYDAGVAGDSLEVAIADMQASLEGKYGPFLPEASHVALDESGKIVAAVLVVERAVGDDTPEAPFIIELITDREHRRRGLAEDLVLATLDTLFNEGQKDVALRVEASNSAALALYLSLDFHRWSPESAED